One window of Candidatus Dependentiae bacterium genomic DNA carries:
- a CDS encoding TrkA family potassium uptake protein has protein sequence MKFGIIGLGRFGFQLAITLAELGCEVLAIDRNEEIVESIKEQVTQSICMNVIDEESLTEIGISELDVVIVATGESFAQSVLLTTILKKNLNVPYVVARAMNDINEKILKLVGADRVFVIERDMGVKIAYTLSLPLADVVPVTHDFAVTTIVAPFQFVGKQVGEVNAAKHPRIACIGVQKGDEIVLVGDTYIILETDKLVFAGNKRYLSSLLRG, from the coding sequence ATGAAATTTGGCATTATTGGTTTGGGACGGTTTGGCTTTCAGTTGGCGATTACGCTTGCAGAGTTGGGGTGTGAAGTTTTGGCGATCGATCGCAACGAAGAAATTGTCGAATCGATCAAAGAGCAAGTTACACAATCGATTTGCATGAACGTTATCGACGAAGAATCACTCACAGAAATTGGGATTAGCGAGCTTGATGTGGTTATTGTGGCTACCGGAGAGTCGTTTGCGCAATCGGTTTTGCTGACCACCATTTTGAAGAAAAATTTAAATGTGCCTTACGTTGTGGCGCGTGCGATGAACGATATTAATGAAAAAATTCTAAAGCTTGTTGGCGCAGACAGAGTGTTTGTTATCGAGCGCGACATGGGTGTAAAAATTGCATACACCTTGAGCTTGCCACTTGCCGATGTGGTTCCTGTGACGCATGATTTTGCGGTAACAACGATTGTGGCGCCATTCCAATTTGTTGGCAAACAAGTGGGTGAAGTTAATGCTGCAAAACATCCGCGGATCGCATGTATTGGTGTTCAGAAGGGTGACGAAATTGTATTGGTTGGCGACACGTATATCATCCTAGAAACCGATAAGTTGGTATTTGCTGGAAATAAGCGCTATTTGTCGTCACTTTTGCGCGGATAA